The Choristoneura fumiferana chromosome Z, NRCan_CFum_1, whole genome shotgun sequence DNA window AAAGGACGAAGGAAAGGACTTTCCTTTGGCTGCTGAAAGGGTCAAGAATGAGTTTTATATGGATGACCTAATGTCTGGATGtgagaaagaagaagaagcagTTGAAATTTACAAACAAATGACAGAGTTATTAAGAAGAGGTGGATTTGAATTGCAAAAGTGGGCAAGCAATAGTCAAGCGTTATTGGAACAAATACGGGATGTAAATTCAAGAAAGGAGGAGGATAAAAGGATAGAGGTCAAGCAAGAgtcagtaaataaaatattgggaCTTACCTGGAGTAGAAGCCTCGATGAATTTGTATATGCAGTTCAGCTGCCACCGACGACCGGACCTGTAACAAAAAGGAAAGTTATTTCGGATATATCCAAGCTGTACGATCCACAAGGGTGGATAGCACCGAGCATAATCAAAGCAAAAATATTCATACAGAAGCTATGGTTGGCAGGCATTGATTGGGATGATGAGTTACCTCCACCGTTGCTTGAAGAATGGATTGAATATCGTGAAAACCTATCAGAACTTACCAAATTTAGATTGAAACGTTGGGTGTGGTGTAGCTCTGACGCAACGTTAGTGGAACTGCATGGCTTCTGCGATGCGTCAAATTCAGCTTATGCGGCAGTCGTGTACATTCGAGTGATAGACGCTGAGGGAAAGGTACATGTTAGTTTGATCACAGCCAAAACGCGGGTAGCGCCGATTAAACAAATATCAATTCCTCGATTGGAATTATCTGGTGCAGTTCTGCTGGCAAAACTACTCGACGAAGTGTCAAAAGTATTGAAGGTACCAAAATCAAACTTACATGCTTGGACAGACTCTGAAGTAGTGCTGGCATGGTTGAGCAGCCATCCTAGTCGATGGAAGACATTCGTTGGAAACAGAGTCTCGGAGATTCTATCAGTGACTTGTCGTAGTCAATGGTCACACGTACGGTCAGAACACAACCCTGCGGATTGTGCTTCACGGGGGATTCAGCCTTCAGAATTTGTGACCTATGATTTATGGGTAAGAGGACCATCATGGCTACAAGATAAAGTAATTTGTTACAAGAGTTTCACAAAGCCATTAGACACCAATTTGGAAACCAGATCAATTAAAACTCACCTGGCTGACGTAGTTGAGGATCAGTCGAGTGACGAGGACGTCTGGTCGAAGTTTTCGTCGCTCACGAAGTTGCTGAGAGTTGCAGCTTATTGTAGAAGAATCCTGAAAAGACAAAACCATACTTACCTCCTGAAAGAAGAAATAGAAGATGCGTTAGTGATTATGATTAGAAAATGTCAAGGAGAAGCGTTtagagaggaaattagcaataTCAAACTAGGTAAAAATATAAGCAAAAAAAGTATACTCACTTCACTGAGTCCTCAGCTAGACGACTCAGACTTACTCCGAGTTGGTGGGCGGTTGCATTTCGCAGAAATTGACAACGACGCAAGGCATCCAATCATATTGCCAAAACAATCATTCCTAACGGAACTCATAATTCGAGATGCACATAAAAAGTCATTACACGGGGGAGTGCAGTTGATGCTTAATTTGCTGCGGTCGAAATATTGGATTATAGGGCTAAAAAACTTAGTGAAACAGCAAATTAGGAAATGTGTCATTTGCACAAGATACGCAACTGCAAATAAAAATCAGTTGATGGGACAACTACCATCGCCGAGAGTGACCATGAGTCGAGCATTTCAACGTAGCGGTGTAGACTACGCAGGGCCCATTAACATAAGGGTTTCAAAGGGTCGCGGCAATCGGGCATACAAAGGGTACatatgcttgtttgtttgtatggcCACACGTGGAGTTCATTTGGAGGTCGTGAGTGACCTGACGGCTCAGGGATTTTTAGCAGCCTTTAAGCGTTTTGTTGCACGTCGCGGTCATTGTAGCGATTTATACAGTGACAATGGTAGTAATTTTGTGGGAGCAGCCAAGGAGTTGCTAAACTTATTTAATGACGAAAGATCAAGGTTTTTGCCAGAAATAGCTGATTGGCTAGCCACGAACGGCACCCAGTGGCACTTTATACCACCCCACGCGCCAAATTTTGGTGGTTTGTGGGAAGCTGGCATTAAATCCTGCAAATATCATTTGAAAAGAATCATCGGCAATTCAACACTGACATTTGAGGAGATGACGACAGTTTTGGCTCAAATTGAAAGTTGTCTGAATTCACGACCAATGTGTTACATACAGGACCAAGGGGATCCAATGCCTCTAACTCCAGGCCATTTCATTATAGGGGAACCCTTGCTAGTTGCGCCTGATCGTAACTATGAGCAGTCAGCGGTTGGTTCGTTAAGACGGTGGCAATTCTGCCAACGTATGCTACAAGACTTTTGGCGGCGTTGGTCGCAAGAATATTTGACACGGTACATGCAAAGGTACAAGTGGTCGCGTGTTATTCCTGAACCAAATATTGGAGATGTGGTGCTTGTTAAAGAACTGGATTTACCCCCAGCTAGGTGGCTCTTAGGCCAGATTGTAGAAAAGCATCCAGGGTTGGACAATATTACGCGAGTTGTGACGTTGCGTTACAAAGGCTCCTTAATAAAGCGACCAGTGTCAAAACTTTGTGTATTACCTGTCTCAGATTAGAAGTTAATCATATTGTCATATTGTATAAGGAACTTTATTAGAAGATGTTTGTTCttttataatgataatgtcGTTTCCTGTAAAGGAGGCTTGTTTAAGAACAGTTGTTCTTGGTGGGCGGCATGTTCAcggaatatttagtttatttaatatcCGATAGATGTCACTGGGATCGAATTAGATGGCGCTATCGTTTGGTTGCCTCAGATCCTATAAAAGGAAGtagttgttttttattcaatatacTTTGCTACGAATGTAAACTGTATGGAGTTTCATTTCATGAACCCTATAGTGGACCTCTTCTTTTTGGATTGTACGGGCATTGTACACACAGTGGACGCAAGCCgcttccaatgagggctatcgcgtatgaattcgccactagaggcgctagtgtagcgtgaggtctccgaaatgtcaaatctcatagtttttgggtgagctacgcgggtttatttataattagaataattttgtgaatattttgcaatatcagaaattaattatggcaaatatgcggggcaatgaatgtctgtgttttgagacagttttgtctttcggaaaccttcgtcctcccttttttccgaacaaaacggggactatgcaacactgtggcatgctcgatatttttatggtacggttttaaggtgtgttaaatatgattttaatctaaactttgttttcacgcctgcaataacagactttgaaagccatacttaaaaacctcacgcaacagtgcgccatctagtgagacaaaaaacgatagccctcattgaggcaactggaggtctatgggggaggcctatgtccaacagtggacgtcctacggctgagatgatgatgataataatataaattcgaATCATGTAATTTTCCTTAATGACTCAATCACAGTAATAACTTCTCGTTATCTTTATCTTGTATATTGACTTTTACTTTATTGCGTCGTACGTCTAATCGTCATCGAAAACAATGTAAACTAACGGATATTGCTTACATTAACACTTGACAGacgggcgtgccttcagtcaattttctactttgacgtcatacaaataaaatagtttttacataatctggaaacgtgggtagcggtatactaaaaatggctttatttgtatgacgtcaaagttgaaaattgactgaaggcacgcccatctgtcaagtgtgaactccaagtaatcgtacagTATCGACaatgatttaatttttgttcCTTGAGTCCTTCGGGATAATAATATACTAcgtttttttagtattagaaaaagggtaaacaatcttgacgagtctgtTTACTTAAAAACGATTACAAAAACAGTAATGATTCTATGacaccaaaataatgtaaatgatcatatgtccttgctaattcttacatatttgctgtgacttatttttcaaaagtatttttcaataataagacacgtcaagattgcttaccttcttttttaagctaaaaaaaaataagtattgtgACTTAaaaggcggtaaataaggaattacagATGTACTGCTAAATGgttttccatcgggaaaagtcggatcccAATcagaatacgacggcacccaagtgtcaatcaattaagTATTGTATAAAATGAATGGctttttcatatccattaaaggaactttattatttagggtctgtttcaccatccattgattagtcttagcTGACGGTCTACGTCGAACAAAACTAATaaatggcatcacatttaaccgtcagttaatttatcaatggctggtgaaacagcccctttagtgtcaaatgtcaaaacggctgtacATCTGTATGACTTTATTTATACACTTTTGAACTAGtggagctactacgaaaatcgaagttcgtatcatgccgtccctctcactctcgtattaaataacataagcgccAAGCGggacgaacttcgatttttaacacgcttttttaatttcgtagtagccctcagGTGGGAATCGAACTGGCCCTATACGAAGTGCATAAACTtcgcatcttgccgtcccgctgacgctaatattatttaatacaagagtgaaggggacagtacgatacaaacttcgattttcgaatttcgtctTAGCCTCCATGTTATAAAGTCACACCATATTTATTGCCCAGCCATCAACGAAAGGAACGAACGTAGACGTTAGCTCttgccattttttttctattgtctGTCCAGCTTAATCAAGACTAGAGTATCAACTGTTGGTCTATCCAGTTCATAACGAGGTCTTCTCGTCTTTAAGAGGCAGAGTCTCATCGCTGTAGTCAACATGACTGGTCAGCACTGGCTCTGCCCCCTTCTTCTCGGTACCCATGTGTCCGTAAGGCATGTCTCGCTTCTCTAGCTCTTCAGCTAGCCGGGCGAACAGCTCCCTGGAAGAAAAGTGACGTACTGTTACACCAGCCAGGGCCTGATTTAGGGGAGGGTAACCGGGGCTACAGTCTGggggcctccacaaaagagggGCCCAACAATCAAAGACTTCGGATTGTTTTTCAAATTCCGACGAGTGAACACTAGTAAACAACTATTCATCTATATTTGTTCACTTCAGTCAGCAGTTCGCTCCACTCCTTCGTTGCCCCAAGGGCTCCAAGCCTCTAAATCTGGCCCTgacaccagcaccaatatctgacacaaagtgtacgtaaatatctgatacaactctatttctagggctggtatgtaggacatgtcagatattttgcatgctccgctgtggcagatattattgcagGCTACTGTAAACAAGCAGCTTTGATGGAACGACATCCCGTGAGAATTTTACAGAATTCTACCTACAACCCAGGATCATCCCATCCCTACATGTCTCTATTCATGATTTTAGCTTTCTTGGTCTGATGTTTCCAACTGAGGCTTTGAGGAAGTCAGGCAGGACTTTTTTCAATAGCTAGTCTATTCATTCCAGcaaatagtaaatatttttttattgtatttgacGAAAGTATCCATACATCGGTCGATATTCAAGGTATACCGAATCAAAAGGTGAAAAACATTGAAccaatagttaaaaaaaaccggcgatCTTTAGTCAAATTAACACCTTAAAACACCTCGTAAAAACCGACctttcaaataaacaaaaaaattgactCAGCAAAAAACGAAgctgaattatattttttaggttaCAAGTGAAGGAAGGGAAGGTCGTCAGTAATATTTCTAACCGAGAATCAGCAACAAATCCTAAATCCAACTAACCTGAAGACGAATCCTTGCATGTTCTTCGCTAGGTAATACAGGAACAGCCAGTCCCCGAACTGACACCCGTTCACCACGCTGATAACGTTGTAGGGGTTGAACTTTCCGCCGGTGACTTGGCGGAACATCAGCTCGTTGAAACGAAGGGAACGGCGGTATAGGAAGAAGGAGATCACACGCCAGATCACAGCTGTAATGAGGTAATAGCATAGTTGGCAAATTTTGAATCAGAGTGCAAACTTATTAAGTTGTTCTTAGGAGTACTTGTCCTCAAAATTGAAACAGAATGCGTCATGCGACGTGTTCGCGTTTCTTCAGATTAGCGTCAGCGAAAAAAGTAGACTTAAGTAACACGGAACGTAATTTGATGATACGACAAATGAAACTGATACTACTGATAAACATATGATGATAAAataagttctcgagtggcgaccacaaaccggaagatgaagcgttgacagacctcccactaggtggactgacatcGTAAGAATTGCAGACAAAGGGtgcatgcaagtggcgagttgtcgttcattgtggcgttctaaggaggagggctttgttcagcagtggacgtcttccggctgatgatgatgatgttgataaaCATACCGATTACAGAGACGATGAACAGGAACAGGAACCAGAACCAGAGGATGACGTAAATCTTCTCATGGATGATGTTGAGAGCCATGACGCAGAGAGCGTCGTGCTGCTGGATCGAGCCGCTGGGACCGTACTTGTGGAAGATGCATTTCGTGACCTGAGACATAAAGTCATCTTAATCtagcatacacacacacacacacacacacacacacacaaacatcacgcctgtattcccgaatggggtaggcagagcacatgaaacgttaccgcttcggagccacttttagcaattttaggttttaagataGAATACGCTGCGTGCGATTTAAAGCGCGCTTAGCCAACGTTGGGAAAAAAGGACTGGCTGATCACAGAGTTCGGCATACACCACTTGGTGAACTAGAAAGTGGCATCTGATGACGAAGTGGACGATGAATGTGATGGGAATAATGTAATGTGATGTGATGCGATGCGTACTGCCATACGCGCCCATAGGTTTGTCTTTTCATTAGACTGGGAGTTATATGAAAGACAAGACTAGAGGTCTTTGCCCAGCAATTCCAGCAGCCCTATTCGCTGGTGATAccgttatttattactagcgtttacccgtggcttcgcacgcgtaaatcattacatacagcagttgaattgaaattccgggattttattaaattctcatgggaattccctaaaattacatcgtgcgtttcattgacgttaaattaaaacacccatgccaattttcatgactctaaagccagcggttgttatttcgagattttacccctatcccgtgggaatatcaggataaaaagcatcctatgttttaatccaagttataaactaactttttgccaaatttaatccaaatccgtccagccatttcagcgtgaagaagtaacaaacatactcactcactcacaaactttcacatttataatattagtaggataggattatttCTAAGAATATTTCCGTTAAAAAAAGGTCACCTTAGGGAACACATTCTCCAGAGGGTCAGCAATATTGTTCCAGTCCTTGAAACCGATGACTTTGACCCCAAGGTCCATGAACTGGCCATTCAGGAAGCAGTTTACAATCCACACTTGGAACATGAGGTGCAACAAGTTGACGATCTCCATGGCAACCAACCACACTGACCAAGTGCGTGTGATGCGGAGTCTGAAGACAAAAAGGCATTTATGTCACCGATGTCTCTGAAAGCAAATTCTCTGGAGTGTTACGTCGTAATAGTGAAGATCAACAGCTGCCGGTgcaaccggtgggtggaaaaatttgaaaaaaatcaggatggtagtaagtatattaaactttcaaggaaaactataacggctaagtttgcttgagaacaATATATtgagaataatattatttattaggagtaaatagcagcctatgatataaaatatacctaaacttggaagagaaaagaaaaagaaaaaaagagtataaaatacgaaatccttagaaaaatattacttgattttttcgtaatttttacgaaaccctattttggccgtgtccgacacgctcttagccggtttttatattttcagtaacatatttttacaaacaaaacttagGGCGACGGAGAATCCCTTGAGTTACTTCATTAATTCTTTCCCAACCTCAGGATGATGTCTCTTCTGATGATGTCGAGCTTCTTGTCCAGAGACTTCTGCGAGGGCACCGTGGTCCCTTTCACCACCATGTCGTCGCCATCTTGGATCGCTATGCTGGCGTATTGGAGGCCGTCTACCAACGCTTTGATCCGACCACCTGTAGAAAAAAACATCGGTGTAGTCCGAACGGCGGATTGTCGATTTCTTAGAGCTAGACTAGAGCTGAAtcgtttttaaccgcgtgattTTGTGAATCAAGTATACTAATGCATGCGGCTTTATGTTTACTTTATTCACGACTATGTTAAacaccgcggcggtttagccgtagtgcggcctaGCTGTTTTagatatcgctagatggtgCGCACgcaaaaaaaaggttgtattgcCTTTGAGGAAGAGGTCCGTTTGATGCACGGAATAATATTCCGTGGTGTGATGTACAGTTTTGCTTATGACAGGCTCTAGATTGGCTCATTTAACTACGCATGGGAGCAAAGAAATCGAGCCGCCCTTGCAAATTTTCACGTTTCCATGATAGCACTTAAgacctaaaaaacataaaaaatcaacGTAAAAATTGGTGGCTCGATTTCTTTGCTCCCAAGTATATTTATCcaatcacatttatttttttcagcaaAACATGTGGCACacacaagccgtggtggccagtggtttgacctatcgcctctcaagcagaggatcgtgggttcaaacctcggcccGGACCTCttgggtttttcgaaattcattacatttgaaatttaccacgagctttacggtgaaggaaaacgtgaggaaacctgcacacgcttgtgaagtaattcaatggtatgtgtgaagtatGTAATGTTGCATAACAATTTGATCGCTTTGTTGCAgcttgaattgaaatttatcaAACGATGCCAAGATTATCCTTATCTCGACCCCAATTTGATAAGTGGCCCGCTCGCTATACCCTGCAGGCTGCAGGTTTAATAAGAATTGGATTTGCAATGTGTTAGTTTTAAATTCTGTTCATTTAAAGGTactgtcaccagcaccaatatctgacacaataagccgtgcataaatatctgacacgtctctatctctagggctggtaggacgtgtcagatatttttgcacgctccgctgtggcagatattaatgtacGTCGAGAATTCGAGATCAGGCgtatcgtaatttttttatacatacgTAATAACATAACACAAGTTCAACTTAAGGTAGCGGTAGTGTATAAGTCACCTGCCTATGTGACTACACCACCTTAGCCATACTCCACACTAACGGACTGACGTCACGACGGACTGAAGATACGAACCTAAGACGaacttcaccggtctgataatagaatgaaacatattttataataaatttggtaggtatattagaaaatatattaggaatgggtttgctaaaaaaatcctggacaggctattttctaaatataaaaaataataattataaatcagttttgtaaaataattaaaaatagcctgtccaggatttatTTAGCAAACCCATtcctaatatattttctaacacttgtactaaatttattataaaatacgtttcattatattatcagaccggtgaagttCAGtttaagttcggatcttagacccgAGGCAGTATTGCTTATCGTTTCTgaagctcgcgatcgcaatcaaatgacagatttcgcatacaaaaactgtcatttgattgcgatcgcaaatGTCAAAAACGTTAGCCAACACGGCCTCACGTCAGTTATCGAACATAGCAAAAGTAAAAGGCATATGTGAATCGGAATAACGTGACCACGCCACTGTAAATGTGTACTGACCTTCCTTCTTCTTCCACACATAATGCGGCATATAGAAACAGATGGACTGTAGGAAGAGCACAAACGGGACCCACTGGTAATACGTGTGGTGGAGGGTCTCGTCGGAATCTGATATGGGCCCCACCCCAGGGTGGGGGAGGAACCCTGATTGAAGGAGACTCTCGTTGTAGTGTCGGACCTGTGGACAAGAAATGGGTTAACAGTGCTCTATCAGCCAGGCCCCATCAAGACAGGAATTGCCCGGCAGCTAAGGCAGTAGCGCTATTTGAATGCACTCATGTCTGAGGTCCAAGATACTGACGTGTTCGCCgaaacaattatattttcaaGTGCGCTAGACAATACCGGGTGTgtcctgtaatacgagcaaaacatttaaacatagatccccctcgtcaaactgaacaacattatttcAGCGGCTTTTAAagataatggagtctttgaatcttcctttttttcatacaaattgttgttgtttctttaaaaaaatatggctctgtccatcggaggacaattttgccagtgtctagtagtttttgccgttgtacggtaaaaaaattctagaaaacgaaatatgagaggtaatggtggatgaacgatgaccgacAAAAGaacttcatacaaattaaatactgctatcaatttACGTCGTCCTAGaatacaactgacgtcgcctgtcacgctacaaacatcaagcattttgctttacattgcttcttcgaataaacttaaaagtgaaattaaaattaaaaaactaactatttaaaaaaatggctgccaagaggctgcgcacgatcgggacagatggcgtgctctcgtttcggaggccaagacactctttgggtccctgagccaaattagttagttaaaaaaatggcTAAATGGCTGATggctgttcagtttgacgatATGATCTATGTTAactatttgctcatattacaggccacacccggtataaggcCTCTGGTTATCCAACCATCTCGTTGCTGGATGTTATACGCTGCGCTGGCTGACCCGATGAATAATAACaactacaatacccctggtgttgcagatgtttatgggcggtggtgatctcttaccatcaggagacccacttgctcgtttgccatacagtcgaataaaaaatataaaataaaataagcaaatattctgagatttttttttggtttcggagtGATAGAGGtacttgggaaatgaaacatttgaaaaaaaaaattgtgcgaaACGGCAGTAGGTACACGATTgattaactattattataatttaaaaatctcGAATCAAATGAACCATCAAAAGTAGTAggcaaattttgaaaaataatatcgCCACCATTTTACTTAATATGGCACAACTAAAAAATGGTCGAAGGTCGGTCTGAAGCGGACACTTAAGTGGGTGACAACTAGGGAATCCAATCGCGGGATTGTTAGTACAAAAATCCCTGGATTGGATACACCAGTGACATCATAAACTCACTATAGTGAATGTGGCCATGAAGAAGCAGTACGTCTGTATGACATTGTCAGGTACACCCTGGTCTGATATGCACTTGATATGGTCCCCGAAGAACTCCCTGGCGCAGACCAAAATCACAAAGGCCACAAGGATGGTCACTGTAGCTTTGTAGTGTAACTTGAAGACTACGTTTTCTATGGTCGGCTTGGACTTGTTGAATTTGAAGCGCGGCGCGAGCGTCGATATAGTCGCGGCGAAGAGTTTGCCCTCCATCTTTGTTTTTTGTCCTTCTCCTAGTTAATCTGTAatgaaaaaacaatattacttaaataatttattgaatcaggcgttacttatcggaggtccatatttttttttattcgactggatggctaacgagcaagtgggtctcctgatggtaagagatcaccaccgcccatagacacctgcaatgccagggggattgcagattcgttgccaatctagaggcctgagatgggatacctcaagtgccagtaattacaccggttgtcttactctccacgccgaaacaca harbors:
- the Inx7 gene encoding innexin 7 translates to MEGKLFAATISTLAPRFKFNKSKPTIENVVFKLHYKATVTILVAFVILVCAREFFGDHIKCISDQGVPDNVIQTYCFFMATFTIVRHYNESLLQSGFLPHPGVGPISDSDETLHHTYYQWVPFVLFLQSICFYMPHYVWKKKEGGRIKALVDGLQYASIAIQDGDDMVVKGTTVPSQKSLDKKLDIIRRDIILRLRITRTWSVWLVAMEIVNLLHLMFQVWIVNCFLNGQFMDLGVKVIGFKDWNNIADPLENVFPKVTKCIFHKYGPSGSIQQHDALCVMALNIIHEKIYVILWFWFLFLFIVSVIAVIWRVISFFLYRRSLRFNELMFRQVTGGKFNPYNVISVVNGCQFGDWLFLYYLAKNMQGFVFRELFARLAEELEKRDMPYGHMGTEKKGAEPVLTSHVDYSDETLPLKDEKTSL